From Phenylobacterium montanum, the proteins below share one genomic window:
- a CDS encoding efflux RND transporter periplasmic adaptor subunit: MAAVGGGLLVVIALLGLALKRPDTAEADRTPLQSQEVEPRPFASTLTVVGAVTPGDTADVAAPFEGVVKSVSFAYGDHVTQGQVLAEIDTTDLSQRRAEALAAYLKAAQSAAEMADWSKGPDMSRARRAVSAATSELEDTRRKTQETKALLDRGLVARAEYEGLIQQQRSEEMSLAAAQQDLSVTLAQGRGPNRRVAELELAGARAQLAALDAALAGAVLRAPATGVIVRPPSDKAGEGEGGGGVHAGQQLSKGQLIGQVARPGGLAVAFRLGETDADQVRPGDPVTVSGPGFGDLQVKGHIASVAGEASPSSANSGPLASFAATARLDPLPPQQAATIRIGMTANIAIDLYSNPRALVAPPGAIEGSGASATVTLRQAGTGRLVRTQVRLGHVAPDGVEIVSGLKPGDVIVWHERPANAGAAPGS; the protein is encoded by the coding sequence ATGGCAGCCGTCGGGGGCGGCCTGCTGGTCGTGATCGCCTTGCTGGGGCTCGCCCTCAAGCGCCCCGACACGGCAGAAGCCGACCGGACGCCCCTGCAGAGTCAGGAGGTCGAGCCGCGGCCGTTCGCCTCCACCCTCACCGTGGTCGGCGCCGTCACGCCCGGCGACACCGCGGACGTCGCCGCACCATTCGAGGGCGTGGTCAAGTCGGTCTCGTTCGCCTATGGCGATCACGTGACCCAGGGCCAGGTCCTGGCCGAGATCGACACCACCGACCTTTCCCAACGCCGCGCCGAGGCCCTGGCCGCCTATCTGAAGGCGGCGCAGAGCGCGGCGGAGATGGCGGACTGGTCCAAGGGGCCCGACATGTCCCGCGCCCGGCGGGCGGTGTCGGCGGCCACGTCCGAGCTCGAAGACACCCGCCGCAAGACCCAGGAGACCAAGGCGCTCCTCGATCGCGGTCTCGTCGCCCGGGCCGAATACGAGGGCCTGATCCAGCAGCAGCGCAGCGAAGAAATGAGCCTGGCAGCGGCGCAGCAGGATTTGTCCGTCACCCTCGCCCAGGGCCGCGGCCCCAATCGCCGGGTGGCCGAACTCGAGCTTGCCGGCGCCCGCGCCCAGTTGGCCGCGCTCGACGCCGCCCTGGCCGGGGCGGTGCTGCGCGCGCCGGCGACCGGCGTGATCGTTCGCCCGCCCTCGGACAAGGCCGGCGAGGGCGAGGGCGGCGGCGGGGTTCACGCTGGCCAGCAGTTGTCCAAGGGCCAGCTGATCGGCCAGGTGGCCAGGCCCGGCGGCCTCGCGGTCGCCTTCCGGCTCGGCGAGACCGACGCCGACCAGGTGCGGCCCGGTGACCCGGTCACCGTCAGTGGGCCAGGCTTCGGCGACCTCCAGGTCAAGGGCCACATTGCCTCGGTGGCGGGCGAGGCCTCGCCGTCCTCGGCCAACAGCGGCCCCCTGGCCAGCTTCGCCGCCACGGCCCGGCTGGATCCCCTGCCCCCGCAGCAGGCCGCCACCATCCGTATCGGCATGACCGCCAACATCGCCATCGATCTCTACAGCAATCCCCGGGCGCTGGTCGCGCCGCCGGGAGCGATCGAGGGATCGGGCGCCTCGGCGACGGTCACTCTGCGCCAGGCTGGGACGGGACGGCTGGTCCGCACCCAGGTGCGCCTGGGCCACGTCGCGCCGGATGGGGTGGAAATCGTCTCGGGCCTGAAGCCGGGCGACGTGATCGTCTGGCATGAGCGACCTGCGAACGCCGGCGCCGCACCCGGTTCATAA
- a CDS encoding RNA polymerase sigma factor gives MTVAQIASAQGPGEAAPDLAAWMGAYGGELRRYFARRAPASEADDLVQDVFLRLQSARFGAPIADAQRYLFTVARHVLASRRRKSPARHAALEEAPEPVSHLSPERILVGRQDYARAIRAVVDLPPRARSAFRLHRFEELTYAAIADRMGISRESVKELLRRASDRVSDVLRVEA, from the coding sequence ATGACCGTCGCGCAGATCGCTTCCGCACAGGGACCCGGTGAGGCCGCGCCCGACCTGGCGGCCTGGATGGGCGCCTATGGCGGCGAACTGCGCCGCTATTTCGCCCGCCGGGCGCCGGCGAGCGAAGCCGACGACCTGGTGCAGGATGTGTTCCTCAGGCTGCAGTCCGCAAGGTTCGGCGCGCCCATCGCCGACGCCCAGCGCTACCTGTTCACCGTCGCGCGGCATGTCCTGGCCAGTCGGCGGCGCAAGAGCCCGGCGCGGCACGCCGCGCTGGAGGAGGCGCCGGAGCCGGTCAGCCACCTGTCGCCAGAGCGCATTCTGGTCGGCCGACAGGACTATGCCCGGGCCATCCGCGCCGTCGTCGATCTGCCGCCGAGGGCCCGCTCGGCCTTCCGTCTGCACCGCTTCGAAGAGCTGACCTATGCGGCCATCGCCGACCGGATGGGCATCTCGCGGGAGTCGGTGAAGGAGTTGCTACGGCGGGCGAGCGACCGTGTGAGCGACGTGCTGCGGGTGGAGGCCTAG
- a CDS encoding activator of alkane oxidation: MRVLATIAATALVSFGFAATASAYSFHPRSTSFTGVGSTKLTKGLLSVPCTAHFTGHTDSLGKGYITAASFSGSSACSAIRAAALPWHALATSLHGATVYNAEVTASIFGTCGPSNVPVTVSSTGVITFSNATLKPNCVVSGNVQTTPHVTIVSP, encoded by the coding sequence ATGAGAGTTCTCGCCACGATCGCCGCTACGGCGCTGGTCTCGTTCGGCTTCGCGGCCACCGCTTCGGCCTATTCCTTCCATCCGCGCAGCACCAGCTTCACCGGCGTCGGCTCGACCAAACTGACCAAGGGCCTGCTGTCGGTTCCCTGCACCGCACACTTCACCGGCCACACCGACTCGCTGGGCAAGGGCTACATCACCGCCGCCAGCTTCAGCGGCAGCTCGGCCTGCTCGGCGATCCGTGCGGCGGCTCTGCCCTGGCACGCGCTGGCGACCAGCCTGCACGGCGCTACGGTCTACAACGCCGAGGTCACCGCCTCGATCTTCGGGACCTGTGGCCCCAGCAACGTGCCGGTGACCGTCAGCAGCACCGGCGTGATCACCTTCAGCAATGCGACCCTGAAACCGAACTGCGTGGTCAGCGGCAACGTCCAGACCACCCCGCACGTGACGATCGTCAGCCCCTGA
- a CDS encoding metal-dependent hydrolase, with the protein MRTATPSDLTITPRDLSFAASAPTSRWWLGGDPVATAFFDALSATFPYGERYFIECVRRYRGAAEPPLQQQIAAFVAQEAMHTREHVRLNGQIAAHGFDVAAMEARTKLRLDYARAQPPLKQLGGTIALEHFTAILAHALLADPRHLEGAPAEAQAMWRWHAIEELEHKAVAFDTFVVVAAKLPPWRRWLLRASTMGIATSLLFSTVGRNIADIFTAGGINRPGTWARLAAYLLVKPGILRQVSAEYLAYFRPGFHPWARDDRALAAEAERALPAMAELGVQM; encoded by the coding sequence ATGCGCACGGCCACGCCCAGTGACCTGACCATCACCCCGCGCGACCTGAGCTTCGCCGCCAGCGCCCCCACAAGCCGCTGGTGGTTGGGCGGCGATCCGGTGGCGACCGCCTTTTTCGACGCCCTCTCGGCGACCTTTCCTTATGGGGAGCGCTATTTCATCGAGTGCGTCCGCCGCTATCGGGGCGCTGCGGAGCCGCCGCTTCAACAGCAGATCGCCGCCTTCGTCGCTCAGGAGGCGATGCACACCCGCGAGCACGTGCGCCTGAACGGCCAGATTGCGGCGCATGGCTTCGACGTGGCGGCCATGGAGGCACGCACCAAGCTGCGGCTGGACTATGCGCGCGCCCAACCGCCGCTGAAACAGCTGGGCGGGACCATCGCGCTGGAGCATTTCACCGCCATCCTGGCCCATGCCTTGCTGGCAGACCCTCGCCATCTCGAGGGCGCCCCGGCCGAGGCCCAGGCCATGTGGCGCTGGCACGCCATCGAGGAGCTGGAGCACAAGGCGGTGGCCTTCGACACCTTCGTCGTCGTCGCCGCCAAGCTGCCTCCCTGGCGGCGCTGGCTGCTCAGGGCCTCGACCATGGGCATCGCCACCAGCCTGCTGTTCTCCACCGTCGGCCGCAACATCGCCGACATCTTCACTGCGGGCGGAATCAATCGGCCCGGAACCTGGGCTCGGCTCGCGGCCTACCTGTTGGTGAAGCCCGGCATCCTGCGCCAGGTGTCGGCCGAATATCTCGCCTACTTCCGGCCCGGCTTCCATCCCTGGGCCCGCGACGACCGCGCGCTGGCCGCCGAAGCCGAGCGGGCCTTGCCGGCGATGGCCGAGTTGGGCGTGCAGATGTGA
- a CDS encoding TetR/AcrR family transcriptional regulator — MSIPDPDTAVRLTRRRRAPDEARKEALVSARRLLLESGPDAITLKAVGDEIGVTHANLIHHFGSAAGLQSALMESMVRDLIQALDAAVAHLRSDAGAPRALVDQVFDAFDEGGAGRLAAWIVMSGDLELLEPVRGAVHDLVEAIYQKFQAEGEQARHRITAAVLFIALSAFGDAVIGPPLRDMLGRDQDSARRMVARLLPTFLY; from the coding sequence ATGTCAATACCGGACCCCGATACCGCAGTGCGGCTGACGCGCCGCCGTCGCGCGCCCGATGAGGCTCGCAAGGAGGCTCTGGTCTCGGCGCGAAGGCTGCTGCTCGAGTCCGGGCCGGACGCGATAACGCTGAAGGCGGTGGGGGACGAGATCGGCGTGACCCACGCCAATCTGATCCATCACTTCGGCTCTGCGGCGGGCCTGCAGTCGGCCTTGATGGAGTCGATGGTGCGCGACCTGATCCAGGCCCTGGACGCCGCCGTCGCGCATCTGCGCTCCGACGCCGGAGCGCCGCGGGCGCTGGTCGACCAGGTGTTCGATGCTTTCGACGAGGGCGGCGCCGGCCGGCTGGCGGCCTGGATCGTCATGTCCGGCGACCTGGAGCTTCTGGAGCCGGTGCGTGGGGCCGTCCACGACCTTGTCGAGGCGATCTATCAGAAATTCCAGGCCGAGGGCGAACAGGCCCGCCACCGGATCACCGCCGCGGTGCTGTTCATCGCCCTTTCGGCCTTCGGCGACGCGGTGATCGGACCGCCCTTGCGCGATATGCTCGGCCGCGACCAGGACAGCGCCCGGCGAATGGTCGCGCGGCTGCTGCCGACTTTCCTCTATTAG
- a CDS encoding DUF2147 domain-containing protein: MIGALASLAVAAAGADPSAVLGLWRSPEDGGALVRIEACGAAVCGRIVTSPRLQAVPDQTDVRNRNPTLRSRRLADLLILKASPKAAGRWGDGWLYDPEKGGVYTGTMELTPDGRLRLTGCIVAPFCRTQVWTRARALTAAEPAATGARTAIDNR; this comes from the coding sequence GTGATCGGCGCCCTGGCGAGCCTGGCCGTGGCCGCAGCCGGCGCCGACCCCTCCGCCGTGCTGGGCCTCTGGCGTTCGCCGGAGGACGGCGGCGCCCTGGTCCGCATCGAGGCCTGCGGCGCCGCCGTCTGCGGACGCATCGTCACATCGCCCCGCCTGCAGGCGGTTCCGGACCAGACCGACGTCCGTAATCGCAATCCGACTCTGCGCTCGCGCCGGCTTGCAGACCTCTTGATCCTCAAAGCCTCGCCGAAGGCCGCGGGCCGCTGGGGTGACGGCTGGCTCTACGACCCCGAGAAGGGCGGCGTCTACACAGGCACGATGGAGTTGACGCCCGACGGACGGCTGCGGCTGACGGGCTGCATCGTCGCACCGTTTTGCCGGACCCAGGTCTGGACCCGCGCTCGGGCGCTCACGGCCGCTGAGCCCGCCGCAACGGGCGCTCGCACCGCGATCGACAATCGGTGA
- a CDS encoding TonB-dependent receptor, with the protein MGHQPTVRACLLVGSSAVALALSAGPALAQQSKTAPGPSAVTEVVVTAQRRQEMAQHVPIAISAFSAKTLQAEKIEGGPDLLKAVPNVSFTKTNFAGYNLTIRGIGTQAISVATDPGVSVNFNSTALIRNRLFEQEFFDIERVEVLRGPQGTLYGRNATAGAVNVISAKPTGVFEGDIKGEVGNYDTRRISGFLNIPVIGDKLDLRIAGASTSRSGFAENTTTGDKIDGRDLYSTRVTIGFKPTEHLRADLIWEHFNENDSRARSTKQLCTRDPGLTSLGSIQDLSPLAGAFFSQGCKDASLYSPTAYGTPNGLSIPFVLAGAQNTQFLGYDPNTFNAVQLLKVMDPYGGQMQSPDLRKIASLFDPRYRAKADVIELNADFDLTPHLTLTSQTAFDEDRYFSTEDYNRFNTVPGVFNDSTGLLNAISSGAAPNITPGGVYCDPQLGCSNTIVGLDMSRATSRQFSQELRLQSSFAGPFNFSVGGNYVTYKTVEDYFVFFNVISAIAQSTGPVGNNNAAYNFCDDGNGPPRPVTPNGTSGCIYIDPNKLSKINGLGHNYFRSENPYKLSSAAAFGELYYKLTPDLKLTAGLRYTADTKTFTPVPSQVLLSSANGGTVDGGYPVSPDIKQSWGAVTGRFGIDWQPKLSFTNQTLVYAFYNRGYKAGGANPPPIGYSSQSSIPGLPPTVQLLSYPTTFKPEYVNAFEVGTKNALMGGTLIVNANAFYYDYSGYQVSQIEDRTAINENFNTKIWGAELESVWQATHNLRFNLALGYQHSQLAKGSRSIDVENRTQGNPAYVTMKGNEFLPSNCVVSKSFVESILAYNRANGLTDDANLAAICPGTIFSLGLPFQPAASDFPNGGRGFYADLTGHSLPNAPNFTQSLGAEYTREVGGGWIATLRGDVYHQSQSWARVYQDPIDKLHGWYNVNLRLTVAKPDAGLEMEVYVKNLLDDTPITGAFINSDDTALTTNVFTLDPRLIGFSVSKKF; encoded by the coding sequence ATGGGGCATCAACCGACGGTGAGAGCTTGCCTGCTGGTTGGGAGTTCGGCTGTCGCGCTGGCCCTGAGCGCCGGACCTGCCCTGGCTCAACAGAGCAAGACCGCCCCCGGCCCCAGCGCGGTGACCGAGGTCGTGGTGACGGCCCAGCGGCGCCAGGAAATGGCCCAGCATGTGCCGATCGCCATCTCGGCCTTCTCCGCTAAGACCCTGCAGGCGGAAAAAATCGAGGGCGGGCCTGACCTTCTGAAGGCGGTGCCCAATGTCAGCTTCACCAAGACCAATTTCGCCGGCTACAACCTGACCATCCGCGGCATCGGCACCCAGGCGATCTCCGTCGCCACAGATCCTGGCGTCTCGGTCAATTTCAACAGCACCGCCCTGATCCGAAATCGCCTGTTCGAACAGGAATTCTTCGATATCGAGCGGGTTGAGGTGCTGCGCGGTCCGCAGGGCACCCTGTACGGCCGCAACGCCACCGCCGGCGCGGTCAACGTGATCTCGGCCAAGCCTACCGGCGTGTTCGAGGGCGACATCAAAGGCGAGGTCGGCAACTACGACACGCGCCGGATCAGCGGGTTTCTGAACATCCCGGTGATCGGCGACAAGCTCGACCTGCGTATCGCCGGCGCCTCGACCAGCCGCAGCGGGTTCGCCGAGAACACCACCACCGGCGACAAGATCGACGGGCGCGACCTCTATTCGACCCGGGTGACCATCGGCTTCAAGCCGACAGAGCACCTGCGCGCCGACCTGATCTGGGAGCACTTCAACGAGAACGACAGCCGCGCACGCAGCACCAAACAGCTCTGCACCCGCGACCCTGGCCTGACGTCATTGGGATCGATCCAGGACCTGAGCCCCCTGGCCGGCGCCTTCTTCAGTCAGGGCTGCAAGGACGCCTCGCTCTACTCGCCCACGGCCTATGGCACGCCTAACGGCCTGTCGATTCCTTTCGTCCTGGCCGGGGCCCAGAACACCCAGTTTCTCGGCTATGACCCCAACACCTTCAATGCGGTGCAGCTGTTGAAGGTGATGGATCCCTATGGCGGCCAGATGCAGTCGCCGGACTTGCGCAAGATCGCCTCGCTGTTCGACCCTCGTTATCGCGCGAAGGCCGACGTCATCGAACTGAACGCCGACTTCGACCTGACCCCGCACCTGACCCTGACCTCGCAGACCGCGTTCGATGAAGACCGCTACTTCTCGACCGAGGACTACAACCGGTTCAACACCGTGCCCGGCGTGTTCAACGACTCCACCGGGCTCCTGAACGCGATCAGCTCGGGCGCCGCGCCGAACATCACGCCCGGCGGGGTCTATTGCGACCCGCAGCTGGGCTGCTCCAACACCATCGTCGGCCTCGACATGTCGCGGGCCACCAGCCGGCAGTTCTCGCAGGAGCTGCGCCTGCAGTCCTCGTTCGCCGGCCCGTTCAATTTCAGCGTCGGCGGCAACTACGTCACCTACAAGACGGTCGAGGACTATTTCGTCTTCTTCAATGTCATCAGCGCTATCGCCCAGAGCACCGGCCCGGTCGGCAACAACAACGCCGCCTACAATTTCTGCGACGACGGCAACGGCCCGCCACGGCCGGTGACACCCAACGGGACCAGCGGCTGCATCTACATAGACCCGAACAAGCTCAGCAAAATCAACGGCCTGGGGCACAACTACTTCCGCAGCGAAAACCCCTACAAGCTGAGCTCGGCGGCAGCGTTCGGCGAGCTCTACTACAAGCTCACCCCCGACCTGAAGCTGACCGCCGGCCTGCGCTATACCGCCGACACCAAGACCTTCACTCCGGTCCCGTCCCAGGTGCTGCTGTCCTCGGCCAATGGCGGCACAGTCGACGGCGGCTATCCCGTCTCGCCCGACATCAAGCAGAGCTGGGGGGCGGTCACCGGCCGCTTCGGTATCGACTGGCAGCCCAAGCTGTCCTTCACCAACCAGACCCTGGTCTATGCCTTCTACAATCGCGGCTACAAGGCCGGCGGCGCCAATCCGCCCCCGATCGGCTACAGCAGCCAGTCCAGCATTCCCGGGCTGCCGCCGACGGTGCAGCTGCTGTCCTATCCGACCACCTTCAAGCCCGAATATGTCAACGCCTTCGAGGTGGGGACCAAGAATGCGCTGATGGGCGGGACGCTGATCGTCAACGCCAATGCGTTCTACTACGACTATAGCGGCTATCAGGTCTCGCAGATCGAAGATCGCACGGCGATCAACGAGAACTTCAACACCAAGATCTGGGGCGCCGAGCTCGAATCCGTCTGGCAGGCGACCCACAACCTGCGTTTCAACCTTGCTCTCGGCTATCAGCACAGCCAGCTGGCCAAGGGCTCGCGCTCCATCGACGTGGAGAACCGCACCCAGGGCAATCCGGCCTATGTGACAATGAAGGGCAACGAATTCCTGCCCTCCAATTGTGTGGTTTCGAAGAGCTTCGTCGAGAGCATCCTCGCCTATAACCGCGCCAACGGCCTGACCGACGACGCCAATCTGGCGGCGATCTGCCCCGGGACTATCTTCAGCCTGGGCCTGCCGTTCCAGCCGGCCGCGTCCGATTTCCCGAACGGCGGGCGCGGCTTCTACGCCGATCTCACCGGCCACAGCCTGCCCAATGCGCCGAACTTCACCCAGTCGCTGGGCGCCGAATACACCCGCGAGGTGGGCGGGGGATGGATCGCCACGCTGCGCGGCGACGTCTATCATCAGTCTCAGTCCTGGGCGCGGGTCTATCAGGACCCGATCGACAAGCTGCACGGCTGGTACAACGTCAATCTGCGCCTGACCGTCGCCAAGCCCGACGCCGGGCTGGAGATGGAGGTCTATGTCAAGAACCTCCTCGACGACACGCCGATCACCGGCGCCTTCATCAACAGCGACGACACGGCGCTGACCACCAATGTCTTCACCCTCGACCCACGCCTGATCGGATTCAGCGTCAGCAAGAAATTCTGA